The following proteins come from a genomic window of Nothobranchius furzeri strain GRZ-AD chromosome 1, NfurGRZ-RIMD1, whole genome shotgun sequence:
- the gabra6a gene encoding gamma-aminobutyric acid receptor subunit alpha-6a gives MAAVSLTLGAVICWISLGIVQGGGKVYSDNITRILDRLLDGYDNRLRPGSGGGITEVKTDIFVTSFGPVSDVEMEYTMDMFFRQMWVDERLKFEGPTEILRLNNKMVDKIWTPDTFFRNSKKSISHNMTTPNKLFRIMQNGTVLYTMRLTINAECPMSLMNFPMDGHACPLRFGSFAYTSSEIKFTWRKGLRASVECPKESMSLLQYDLVGQTLSSEIMKLNTGHYSVQVVHFLLQRKLGYYLIQTYIPLIMIVVLSQVSFWINKESVPARTVAGITTVLTMTTLSISARQSLPKVSYATAMDWFIAVCFAFVASALVEFAAVNYFATLQANHLKKQKARQDRLEVLAAGSEDDDTISSDSSPQGGLKRRNHSVSYSEPDDTPPLPVFFQQGSAFPQIPQLAGTSPIDVYARVLFPLTFALFNLVYWYIYLAKDPLEMVGERDFEN, from the exons ATGGCTGCTGTTTCTCTAACGTTGGGTGCTGTAATCTGCTGGATTAG TCTAGGTATTGTACAAGGAGGTGGGAAAGTATACTCAGACAACATTACCCGTATTTTGGACCGACTTTTGGATGGATATGACAATAGATTACGACCTGGTTCTGGGG GTGGGATTACAGAAGTAAAAACAGACATCTTTGTCACCAGCTTTGGACCTGTTTCAGATGTAGAGATG GAATACACCATGGACATGTTCTTTCGTCAGATGTGGGTAGATGAGAGGCTGAAATTCGAGGGTCCAACCGAAATTCTGCGTCTAAACAACAAGATGGTGGACAAGATTTGGACCCCAGACACATTCTTTAGGAATTCCAAGAAGTCGATTTCCCATAACATGACCACGCCGAACAAGCTATTCCGCATCATGCAGAACGGGACTGTCCTCTACACCATGAG GCTAACAATTAATGCCGAGTGTCCGATGAGTCTGATGAATTTCCCCATGGATGGCCATGCGTGTCCTCTAAGATTTGGAAGCT TTGCATACACCAGCAGTGAAATTAAATTCACCTGGAGGAAGGGGCTAAGAGCTTCTGTTGAGTGTCCAAAAGAGTCCATGAGTCTCCTGCAGTATGATCTCGTTGGACAGACTTTGTCCAGCGAGATCATGAAGTTAAACACAG GTCACTACTCAGTGCAGGTGGTCCATTTCCTCTTGCAGAGGAAGCTTGGCTACTACCTCATTCAGACCTACATCCCTCTTATAATGATCGTTGTTCTGTCGCAAGTCTCATTTTGGATCAACAAAGAATCCGTTCCTGCACGCACAGTTgcag GCATCACCACAGTACTGACCATGACCACCTTGAGCATCAGCGCCCGCCAGTCTTTGCCTAAAGTTTCCTACGCCACAGCCATGGACTGGTTCATTGCTGTGTGTTTTGCCTTTGTTGCATCAGCTCTGGTTGAATTTGCAGCAGTGAATTACTTCGCCACTTTGCAGGCGAATCACCTGAAGAAGCAGAAAGCCAGGCAAGACAGACTAGAGGTGTTAGCTGCTGGTAGCGAGGATGACGACACCATTTCG TCGGACAGCAGCCCTCAGGGGGGCCTCAAGAGGAGAAACCACTCAGTGAGCTACAGTGAGCCAGACGATACTCCTCCACTACCCGTTTTCTTTCAGCAGGGATCAGCTTTTCCTCAAATCCCACAGCTGGCCGGAACAAGCCCGATTGACGTCTACGCCCGTGTCCTCTTCCCTCTGACCTTTGCTCTTTTCAACCTAGTTTATTGGTACATCTACTTGGCCAAAGACCCCTTGGAGATGGTCGG